A region from the Halobellus litoreus genome encodes:
- a CDS encoding phosphoribosylaminoimidazolesuccinocarboxamide synthase yields the protein MTSVKEFRVEAEPTATELGRGRFVFTDQYSVFDWGEMPDRVPKKGASLCTMGAYNFERLAESDVPTHYRGVYRASDAAGDSDDGAAGPVALGDCDEPPTEMAIELTQVPDLPYLGDGAYDYDAYHDAAGENYLIPLEIVFRNTVPVGSSLRSRGSPGAYGLDADEWPDEVVDLPEPVVEFSTKYEEQDRYLSRPEADRIAGVADLGALEDLALAVNDVLNRRAEERGFVHEDGKIECLYHAGEIKVGDVVGTFDENRFSYGGQELSKEVVRQYYRRTDPEWVEAVSEAKERSRETGVADWRTLCDRSPESLPADVLDAVSDLYAAGTNAYTGTAWFDAPAVDDAVDAVRDL from the coding sequence ATGACGAGCGTCAAGGAGTTCCGCGTCGAGGCGGAACCGACCGCGACGGAACTCGGTCGGGGCCGGTTCGTCTTCACCGACCAGTACTCCGTCTTCGACTGGGGCGAGATGCCCGATCGGGTCCCGAAAAAGGGCGCGTCGCTGTGTACGATGGGCGCGTACAACTTCGAGCGACTGGCCGAGTCGGACGTGCCGACGCACTACCGCGGCGTGTACCGGGCGTCCGACGCCGCCGGCGACTCGGACGACGGCGCGGCCGGCCCCGTCGCCCTCGGCGACTGCGACGAGCCACCGACGGAGATGGCGATCGAACTCACGCAGGTCCCCGACCTCCCGTACCTCGGCGACGGCGCGTACGACTACGACGCCTACCACGACGCCGCGGGCGAGAACTACCTGATCCCTCTGGAGATCGTCTTCCGCAACACCGTCCCCGTGGGATCGAGCCTCCGATCGCGGGGGTCGCCCGGGGCGTACGGCCTCGACGCCGACGAATGGCCCGACGAGGTCGTCGACCTCCCGGAACCGGTCGTCGAGTTCTCGACGAAGTACGAGGAGCAGGACCGCTACCTCTCGCGACCCGAGGCCGACCGGATCGCCGGCGTCGCCGACTTAGGGGCACTGGAGGACCTCGCGCTCGCGGTGAACGACGTGCTCAACCGCCGCGCCGAGGAACGCGGGTTCGTCCACGAGGACGGCAAGATCGAGTGCCTGTACCACGCTGGCGAGATCAAGGTCGGCGACGTCGTCGGCACGTTCGACGAGAACCGCTTCTCGTACGGGGGACAGGAACTCTCCAAAGAGGTCGTCAGGCAGTACTACAGGCGGACCGATCCCGAGTGGGTCGAGGCCGTCTCCGAGGCCAAGGAGCGGTCCCGCGAGACGGGCGTCGCCGACTGGCGGACGCTCTGCGATCGCTCCCCGGAGTCGCTGCCGGCGGACGTCCTCGACGCCGTTTCGGACCTCTACGCCGCGGGGACGAACGCCTACACGGGGACCGCGTGGTTCGACGCGCCCGCCGTCGACGACGCGGTCGACGCCGTTCGCGACCTCTGA
- a CDS encoding SRPBCC family protein, producing the protein MSTFEHTIEIAAPVDTVFAFDSDPENWPRTMSSLRDLEVVEETETGARIRAVYKLLGISQDVEMELSIVDPNEHLRILVDGSGMGGEINIHYSETDVGTEVVHEATYEFGDSLLESLFEPVATRYTNRQFRMHLQNSKDLIEAEAAVEEPAVA; encoded by the coding sequence ATGTCCACATTCGAACACACGATCGAGATTGCAGCGCCCGTCGACACCGTCTTCGCCTTCGACAGCGACCCCGAGAACTGGCCGCGAACGATGTCCAGCCTGCGGGACCTCGAAGTCGTCGAGGAGACCGAGACCGGTGCTCGGATTCGCGCGGTCTACAAGCTACTGGGGATCTCCCAGGACGTCGAGATGGAACTGAGCATCGTCGACCCGAACGAGCACCTGCGAATTCTGGTCGACGGGTCCGGAATGGGTGGCGAGATCAACATCCACTACTCGGAGACAGACGTCGGGACGGAGGTCGTTCACGAGGCGACGTACGAGTTCGGTGATTCGCTCCTCGAAAGCCTGTTCGAGCCGGTCGCGACGCGCTACACCAACCGCCAGTTCAGGATGCACCTGCAGAACTCGAAGGATCTCATCGAGGCGGAGGCGGCGGTCGAAGAACCCGCTGTCGCCTGA
- a CDS encoding Lrp/AsnC family transcriptional regulator has product MSEADATEPALSELDRAVINAFQGGFPVVERPFEPAAAALRERGVDVSAGELLERVSELDEAGTLSRFGALVNAEEIGGTATLVAMHAPEERFDEVAETVNAHREVAHNYEREHPHLNMWFVVSVADEDRVGEVLADIEAETGQETYNMPKRREFRVEAKFLVDGPIPDGDVDLSGLGPDVTPTESKTLTPAERDLVVEIQGGLPITETPYADVADAVGRDTEWVVETIKRFEREGKVRRVGVVPNHYALGYTENGMTVWNVPDEVVEEVGPAVASLPFVTHCYQRPRHEGVWPYNFFAMTHGRSEAESDRRIEQVREAMNEYWDVGEADWDSLFSTGILKKTGIRLDERAAANTE; this is encoded by the coding sequence ATGAGCGAGGCAGACGCGACAGAGCCGGCACTGTCGGAACTCGACCGCGCCGTCATCAACGCGTTCCAGGGCGGGTTCCCCGTTGTCGAGCGCCCGTTCGAACCGGCGGCGGCCGCACTGCGCGAACGCGGCGTCGACGTGAGCGCGGGCGAACTGCTCGAACGGGTTTCGGAACTCGACGAGGCCGGCACGCTGAGTCGTTTCGGGGCGCTCGTCAACGCCGAGGAGATCGGCGGCACGGCCACGCTGGTCGCGATGCACGCGCCCGAGGAGCGGTTCGACGAGGTCGCCGAGACGGTCAACGCCCACCGGGAGGTCGCGCACAACTACGAGCGCGAGCACCCGCATCTCAATATGTGGTTCGTCGTCAGCGTCGCCGACGAGGACCGCGTCGGCGAGGTGCTCGCCGACATCGAGGCCGAAACCGGCCAGGAGACGTACAATATGCCGAAACGGCGGGAGTTCCGCGTGGAAGCGAAGTTCCTCGTCGACGGCCCGATCCCCGACGGCGACGTCGACCTGTCGGGTCTCGGGCCCGACGTGACGCCGACGGAGTCGAAGACGCTGACGCCGGCGGAGCGCGACCTCGTCGTGGAGATCCAGGGCGGCCTGCCGATCACCGAGACGCCCTACGCGGACGTCGCCGACGCGGTCGGCCGCGACACCGAGTGGGTCGTCGAGACGATCAAGCGATTCGAGCGGGAGGGGAAGGTCCGACGCGTCGGCGTCGTGCCGAACCACTACGCGCTCGGCTACACCGAGAACGGGATGACGGTCTGGAACGTGCCCGACGAGGTCGTCGAGGAGGTCGGCCCGGCGGTGGCGTCGCTGCCGTTCGTCACCCACTGCTACCAGCGCCCCCGTCACGAGGGCGTCTGGCCGTACAACTTCTTCGCGATGACCCACGGGCGCTCCGAGGCGGAGAGCGACCGCCGGATCGAGCAGGTTCGCGAGGCGATGAACGAGTACTGGGACGTCGGCGAGGCCGACTGGGACTCGCTGTTCTCGACGGGTATTCTGAAGAAGACGGGAATCAGGCTCGACGAGCGCGCCGCGGCGAACACCGAGTGA
- the cofH gene encoding 7,8-didemethyl-8-hydroxy-5-deazariboflavin synthase subunit CofH gives MREPAVPANDRSGFDFDVVPETDQSFENALAKARAGDRLTVDDGIELLTTGTDEAGIDPVRKEQVLEAADRRRAEVVGEDVTFVANLNNNVTTACNTGCLFCNFKDTAHRFEADHDGEHAGFTKTPAESRAVVEDALEMGIYEVTSVSGLHPAFALNAEHHEILAAHDDPASEVDYRPPAVYETDPGTYLEQLRAMSVDGVHLHSMTPEEADHARRGTEWSYEEVYRELRAAGLDSAPGTAAEILVEEVRDVICPGKISTGEWVAAMEGAIDAGLDVTSTMMYGHVENEAHRVRHLKVLRDLQDRTGGITEFVPLSFVHENTPLYERGVVDGGASDAEDELLVAVSRLFLDNVENVQSSWVKFGDPKALKLLNCGANDFMGTILSEEITSRAGGSYGEFRSFEDYVEMISAIGRPAVERSTDYRTRRRIDPDDPPYGPRLGPRADGTPVLDGRSAARGDPAPADD, from the coding sequence ATGCGAGAGCCAGCGGTACCCGCGAACGATCGGTCCGGCTTCGACTTCGACGTCGTCCCCGAGACGGACCAGTCGTTCGAGAACGCGCTGGCGAAGGCCCGCGCGGGCGACCGCCTGACGGTCGACGACGGGATCGAACTGCTGACGACCGGGACCGACGAGGCTGGAATCGACCCGGTTCGGAAGGAGCAGGTCCTCGAAGCGGCCGACAGGCGACGCGCCGAGGTCGTCGGCGAGGACGTGACGTTCGTCGCGAACCTGAACAACAACGTCACCACCGCTTGCAACACCGGCTGCCTGTTCTGCAACTTCAAGGACACCGCCCACCGGTTCGAGGCCGACCACGACGGCGAGCACGCGGGCTTCACGAAGACGCCCGCGGAGTCGCGCGCGGTCGTCGAGGACGCCCTGGAGATGGGCATCTACGAGGTCACCTCCGTTTCTGGGCTCCACCCGGCGTTCGCGCTGAACGCGGAACACCACGAGATCCTCGCCGCCCACGACGACCCCGCCAGCGAGGTCGACTACCGGCCGCCGGCGGTCTACGAGACCGATCCGGGGACCTACCTCGAACAGCTGCGCGCGATGTCCGTCGACGGCGTCCACCTTCACTCGATGACGCCCGAGGAGGCCGACCACGCGCGTCGCGGGACCGAGTGGTCTTACGAGGAGGTGTATCGAGAGCTGAGGGCCGCCGGCCTCGACTCCGCGCCCGGCACGGCCGCGGAGATCCTGGTCGAGGAGGTCCGCGACGTCATCTGCCCGGGGAAGATATCGACCGGCGAGTGGGTCGCGGCGATGGAGGGCGCGATCGACGCCGGCCTCGACGTCACGTCGACGATGATGTACGGCCACGTCGAGAACGAGGCCCACCGGGTTCGCCATCTGAAGGTACTCCGGGACCTCCAGGACAGGACGGGCGGCATCACCGAGTTCGTGCCGCTGTCGTTCGTCCACGAGAACACGCCGCTGTACGAGCGCGGCGTCGTCGACGGCGGCGCGAGCGACGCCGAGGACGAACTGCTCGTCGCCGTCTCCCGGCTCTTTCTGGACAACGTCGAGAACGTCCAGTCCTCCTGGGTGAAGTTCGGCGACCCGAAGGCGCTGAAACTGCTCAACTGCGGCGCGAACGACTTCATGGGGACGATCCTCTCCGAGGAGATCACGAGTCGCGCCGGCGGCTCCTACGGCGAGTTCCGCTCGTTTGAGGACTACGTCGAGATGATCTCGGCGATCGGCCGACCCGCGGTCGAGCGGTCGACCGACTACCGGACTCGCCGCCGGATCGACCCCGACGACCCACCGTACGGTCCGCGGCTCGGGCCGCGAGCGGACGGGACACCCGTGCTCGACGGTCGGTCCGCAGCCCGCGGTGATCCCGCGCCCGCGGACGATTGA
- a CDS encoding MBL fold metallo-hydrolase, which translates to MAIGDLSAVEGTDDVHYVDVGMHDTPRHGSVYIVDGEEPAIVDSGTGWNREYVFDALAELDIDRAALEHLLLTHVHLDHAGGAGYLVEACPNATVRTHEIGAPHLVDPERLVEGTKDAVGDNWDFYVDPKPIPEARIEPLADGDEIDLGDRRLSVSHTPGHAPHHVVFFEPDDGLLYTGDATGIYVPERDEIRETSPPPQFDLEGCLDDVRTIEDLAPETLCFGHHGDVEYDSALMAGYKRTLVEWVEAVRQKRAELGDDEAVIAHFQEHSEMVEVWGERKARAEERLNVRGVLASLDRQAEDA; encoded by the coding sequence ATGGCCATCGGCGACCTCTCCGCCGTCGAAGGAACGGACGACGTCCACTACGTCGACGTCGGGATGCACGACACGCCGCGGCACGGCTCGGTGTACATCGTCGACGGCGAGGAACCCGCGATCGTCGACTCGGGGACCGGGTGGAACCGCGAGTACGTCTTCGACGCGCTGGCGGAACTCGACATCGACCGCGCGGCCCTCGAGCATCTCCTCCTGACCCACGTCCACCTCGATCACGCCGGCGGTGCGGGCTACCTCGTCGAGGCCTGCCCGAACGCGACGGTGCGGACCCACGAGATCGGCGCGCCCCACCTCGTCGATCCCGAACGGCTCGTCGAAGGCACGAAAGACGCCGTCGGCGACAACTGGGACTTCTACGTCGACCCGAAACCGATCCCAGAAGCGCGAATCGAGCCGCTCGCCGACGGCGACGAGATCGACCTCGGCGACCGGCGGCTCTCAGTGAGCCACACGCCCGGGCACGCGCCGCATCACGTCGTGTTCTTCGAGCCCGACGACGGACTGCTGTACACCGGCGACGCGACCGGGATCTACGTCCCCGAGCGCGACGAGATCAGAGAGACGTCGCCGCCCCCGCAGTTCGATCTCGAAGGCTGCCTCGACGACGTCCGCACGATCGAAGACCTCGCGCCCGAGACCCTCTGTTTCGGCCACCACGGCGACGTCGAGTACGATTCGGCGCTGATGGCGGGCTACAAGCGGACGCTCGTCGAGTGGGTCGAAGCCGTCAGACAGAAACGGGCGGAACTCGGCGACGACGAGGCCGTCATCGCGCACTTCCAAGAGCACTCCGAGATGGTCGAGGTGTGGGGCGAGCGGAAGGCCCGCGCGGAGGAACGACTGAACGTCCGCGGCGTGCTCGCCTCGCTTGACAGGCAGGCCGAGGACGCGTAG
- the purS gene encoding phosphoribosylformylglycinamidine synthase subunit PurS: MTTYTATVTVRLKRGVLDPEAETTKRALERLGFELDALRSADQFEVDLDAESAAAAADRADEMAERLLANPTIHDYDVEVAEA, from the coding sequence ATGACGACGTACACCGCGACGGTGACGGTCCGCCTCAAGCGGGGCGTGTTGGACCCCGAAGCCGAGACGACCAAGCGCGCGCTCGAACGCCTCGGCTTCGAGCTCGACGCCCTCCGATCGGCGGACCAGTTCGAGGTCGACCTCGACGCCGAGTCGGCGGCGGCCGCCGCCGACCGGGCCGACGAGATGGCCGAGCGACTGCTCGCGAACCCGACCATCCACGACTACGACGTCGAGGTGGCCGAAGCCTGA
- a CDS encoding aldehyde ferredoxin oxidoreductase family protein — translation MTDLGGFNDHVARVDLTNGDVQYEGIDEEDARKYIGGRGLGVKYVFDNGTDVDPEGPENLLAFMNGPLTGTQAPMSGRIAVCTKSPLTGTVTDSHHGGWSGARLKWSGFDGLLFEGRADDPVYAYVEDGEVELRDASDLWGMGVHDTMDAIEEGHDGQFGKNLSAMAIGPGGENGTKYACIINEDDRASGRGGTGCVMGSKNLKAVVVKSGTKMPKPADPETFTEGYQQAMQLIRESDVTGPNEGGLSLYGTNVLMNLAEEMDGLPTRNGKYTSTHSEAEDDPSEPNIDAEKVSGENVRENILVDEPTCHSCPVACKKETEVTYEHKGEEMNVRGESYEYESAYALGPNSMNDDRDSIAVMINRCNDLGIDTIETGNMLAMAMEMTEQGKLDDLDDDLEWGDKEHMIDLLEEIAHHDSDLGELLAKGPRRVAEARDAHDNSLAVKGQTIAAYDPRAMKGMGIGYATSNRGACHLRGYTPSAEILGIPEKVDPSEWEGKGELCALFQDLHAISDSFDICKFNAFAEGIDEYVDQYNGMTGRDVTEDELMEAGDRIYTLERYYNNLVGFDGEDDSLPGRFVEGDEAIPGQGGAEGQLCELDKMKEEYYERRQWVDGVVPDDRLDDLGIEVGPGTGVSSGDSPAPADD, via the coding sequence ATGACAGATCTAGGTGGATTCAACGACCACGTCGCCCGTGTCGACCTCACGAACGGGGACGTGCAGTACGAGGGAATCGACGAGGAGGACGCCCGCAAGTATATCGGCGGGCGCGGCCTCGGCGTGAAGTACGTGTTCGACAACGGCACGGACGTGGACCCGGAGGGTCCGGAGAACCTGCTCGCGTTTATGAACGGCCCGCTCACGGGGACACAAGCGCCGATGAGCGGCCGAATCGCGGTCTGTACGAAATCGCCGCTGACCGGAACCGTCACCGACTCCCACCACGGCGGCTGGTCGGGCGCTCGGCTCAAGTGGTCCGGCTTCGACGGCCTGCTCTTCGAGGGCCGGGCCGACGACCCGGTCTACGCCTACGTGGAAGACGGCGAAGTCGAACTGCGCGACGCCTCCGACCTGTGGGGGATGGGCGTCCACGACACGATGGACGCCATCGAGGAGGGTCACGACGGCCAGTTCGGCAAGAACCTCTCGGCGATGGCGATCGGTCCGGGCGGCGAGAACGGCACGAAGTACGCCTGCATCATCAACGAGGACGACCGCGCCTCGGGCCGCGGCGGCACCGGCTGCGTGATGGGCTCGAAGAACCTGAAAGCGGTCGTCGTCAAGTCCGGAACGAAGATGCCGAAGCCCGCCGACCCCGAGACCTTCACCGAGGGCTACCAGCAGGCGATGCAGCTCATCCGCGAGTCCGACGTCACCGGTCCCAACGAGGGCGGACTGTCGCTGTACGGCACGAACGTCCTGATGAACCTCGCCGAGGAGATGGACGGGCTCCCGACGAGGAACGGAAAGTACACCTCGACGCACTCGGAGGCCGAAGACGATCCGAGCGAGCCCAACATCGACGCCGAGAAAGTCTCCGGCGAGAACGTCCGCGAGAACATCCTCGTCGACGAGCCGACGTGTCACTCCTGTCCGGTCGCCTGCAAGAAGGAGACCGAGGTCACCTACGAGCACAAGGGCGAGGAGATGAACGTCCGCGGGGAGTCCTACGAGTACGAGTCGGCGTACGCGCTCGGCCCGAACTCGATGAACGACGACCGCGACAGCATCGCCGTGATGATCAACCGGTGTAACGACCTCGGCATCGACACCATCGAGACCGGGAATATGCTGGCGATGGCGATGGAGATGACAGAGCAGGGCAAACTCGACGACCTCGACGACGATCTCGAGTGGGGCGACAAAGAGCACATGATCGACCTGCTCGAGGAGATCGCCCACCACGACTCCGATCTCGGAGAACTGCTCGCGAAAGGCCCGCGCCGCGTGGCAGAGGCGCGGGACGCACACGACAACTCGCTTGCGGTCAAGGGGCAGACGATCGCCGCCTACGACCCCCGTGCGATGAAGGGGATGGGAATCGGCTACGCCACCTCGAACCGCGGCGCGTGTCACCTCCGCGGGTACACGCCGTCGGCGGAGATCCTCGGCATCCCGGAGAAGGTCGACCCCTCCGAGTGGGAGGGCAAGGGCGAGCTGTGCGCGCTCTTCCAGGACCTCCACGCGATCTCGGACTCCTTCGACATCTGCAAGTTCAACGCCTTCGCGGAGGGCATCGACGAGTACGTCGACCAGTACAACGGGATGACCGGCCGCGACGTCACCGAGGACGAACTGATGGAGGCCGGCGACCGAATCTACACCCTCGAACGCTACTACAACAACCTCGTCGGGTTCGACGGCGAGGACGACTCGCTGCCGGGTCGGTTCGTCGAGGGCGACGAGGCGATCCCCGGCCAGGGCGGCGCCGAGGGGCAGCTCTGCGAACTCGACAAGATGAAAGAGGAGTACTACGAGCGCCGCCAGTGGGTCGACGGCGTCGTGCCCGACGACCGGCTCGACGACCTCGGCATCGAGGTCGGCCCCGGCACGGGCGTCTCCAGCGGCGACAGCCCGGCACCGGCGGACGACTGA
- a CDS encoding archaeosine biosynthesis radical SAM protein RaSEA, whose translation MSQPSPEVYERGKGMDAHNQVMREIRSEKEKHYDPHEPTRVWLDEDNTPDGVVRSLTIILNTGGCRWARAGGCTMCGYVAESVEGGSVAHDALMDQIDVCLEHEAENVEEPAELIKIYTSGSFLDEREVGAETRTAIAETFADRERIVVESLPDFVDREKIADFTDVGLSTDVAIGLETATDRIRHDCVNKYFDFADFEAACTEAREADLDADGVDAGVKAYLLMKPPFLSESEAVDDMISSVRRCAAVDGCHTVSMNPTNVQRYTMVDELFFRGGYRPPWLWSVAEVLEATADVDAIVVSDPVGHGSDRGPHNCGECDDRVQTAIKDFDKRQDPSVFSQVTCECEATWEYVLEAETSYGMPLAR comes from the coding sequence ATGAGCCAGCCGAGTCCGGAGGTCTACGAGCGGGGGAAGGGGATGGACGCCCACAACCAGGTGATGCGGGAGATCCGATCGGAGAAGGAGAAGCACTACGACCCCCACGAGCCGACCCGGGTCTGGCTCGACGAGGACAACACGCCCGACGGCGTGGTCCGGTCGCTGACGATCATTCTCAACACCGGCGGCTGCCGGTGGGCCCGCGCGGGAGGCTGTACGATGTGCGGCTACGTCGCCGAGTCCGTCGAGGGCGGCAGCGTCGCCCACGACGCCCTGATGGACCAGATCGACGTCTGCCTCGAACACGAGGCCGAGAACGTCGAGGAGCCCGCCGAGCTGATCAAGATCTACACCTCCGGATCGTTCCTCGACGAGCGCGAGGTCGGTGCCGAAACCAGAACCGCCATCGCCGAGACGTTCGCCGACCGCGAGCGGATCGTCGTCGAGTCCCTGCCCGATTTCGTCGACCGCGAGAAGATCGCCGACTTCACCGACGTCGGCCTGTCGACGGACGTCGCGATCGGTCTGGAGACCGCCACCGACCGCATCCGCCACGACTGCGTGAACAAGTACTTCGACTTCGCCGACTTCGAGGCCGCCTGCACGGAGGCCCGCGAGGCCGACCTCGACGCCGACGGCGTCGACGCCGGCGTCAAGGCGTACCTCCTGATGAAGCCGCCGTTCCTCTCGGAGTCCGAAGCGGTCGACGATATGATCTCCTCGGTCCGCCGCTGCGCCGCCGTCGACGGCTGTCACACGGTCTCGATGAACCCCACGAACGTCCAGCGGTACACGATGGTCGACGAACTGTTCTTCCGCGGCGGCTACCGCCCGCCGTGGCTCTGGTCGGTCGCCGAGGTGCTCGAAGCGACGGCCGACGTCGACGCCATCGTCGTCTCCGACCCCGTCGGCCACGGCTCCGACCGCGGCCCGCACAACTGCGGCGAGTGCGACGACAGAGTCCAGACGGCGATCAAGGACTTCGACAAGCGGCAGGACCCCTCGGTGTTCTCGCAGGTCACCTGCGAGTGTGAGGCGACCTGGGAGTACGTGCTCGAAGCGGAGACGAGTTACGGGATGCCGCTGGCGCGGTAG
- a CDS encoding precorrin-2 dehydrogenase/sirohydrochlorin ferrochelatase family protein: MIPLYHDFTGETVLVFGGGPVGARKARRFAAEAHVVVVSPDFVDREDDWEADESADGAVALVRARPAPADVEAWLDRTAPALVVAATDDDAVNDAVAAAARRRGLLLNRADSSSIETSETPEETGEAASPNGETDGDAGDDASTARGGGARDVVVPATVAEGDVRVAISTGGRSPALAKYLRERIEAEIEGAEGMAELTGELRAELRAADLDASARRDAIRAVVRDPLVWKALRTGASNPRREATRVIRNTTGGDRWTWE; this comes from the coding sequence ATGATCCCGCTGTACCACGACTTTACCGGGGAGACGGTGCTCGTCTTCGGCGGCGGCCCCGTCGGGGCGCGGAAGGCGCGCCGCTTCGCGGCGGAGGCGCACGTCGTCGTCGTCAGTCCCGACTTCGTCGACCGGGAGGACGATTGGGAGGCTGACGAGAGCGCTGACGGGGCGGTGGCGCTGGTTCGGGCGCGACCGGCCCCCGCCGACGTCGAAGCGTGGCTCGATCGGACGGCTCCCGCGCTCGTCGTGGCCGCCACCGACGACGACGCGGTGAACGACGCCGTCGCGGCCGCGGCGCGGCGACGGGGGCTGCTCCTCAACCGCGCCGACAGCAGTTCGATCGAGACGAGCGAGACGCCCGAGGAGACCGGCGAGGCCGCGTCTCCGAACGGGGAGACCGACGGCGACGCGGGCGATGACGCGAGTACGGCCCGCGGAGGCGGCGCGCGCGACGTCGTCGTCCCCGCGACCGTCGCCGAGGGCGACGTGCGGGTCGCGATCTCGACGGGCGGCCGGAGCCCGGCGCTGGCGAAGTATCTGCGCGAGCGGATCGAAGCGGAGATCGAGGGCGCCGAGGGGATGGCCGAGTTGACCGGCGAGTTACGGGCCGAACTGCGGGCCGCTGACCTCGACGCGTCGGCGCGTCGTGATGCGATCCGGGCGGTCGTTCGCGACCCGCTGGTTTGGAAGGCTTTACGTACGGGGGCGTCCAATCCCCGTCGAGAGGCGACACGCGTGATACGGAACACGACAGGGGGTGACCGATGGACGTGGGAGTGA
- the purQ gene encoding phosphoribosylformylglycinamidine synthase I encodes MSVAVVQFGGSNCDRDAVRALAHVGVDAERVWHEDGLPSDVDGVVLPGGFSYGDYLRAGAMAAHSPIMNDVRDAAEDGVPVLGVCNGAQIGCESKLTPGAFTTNASARFQCESVHLRVENADTPWTAAYDAGDVIEVPIAHGEGRFEISDERYDDLVAEDRILFRYCDAAGNITETANPNGSRGNVAGILGDRETVAVMMPHPERASLPDLGRSVDGQGVLSAFV; translated from the coding sequence ATGTCGGTCGCAGTGGTACAATTCGGCGGGTCGAACTGCGACCGCGACGCCGTCCGGGCGCTCGCGCACGTCGGCGTCGACGCCGAGCGCGTCTGGCACGAGGACGGCCTGCCGTCGGACGTCGACGGCGTCGTCCTCCCCGGCGGCTTCTCCTACGGCGACTACCTCCGCGCGGGCGCGATGGCCGCGCACTCGCCGATTATGAACGACGTCCGCGACGCCGCCGAGGACGGCGTTCCGGTCCTGGGCGTCTGCAACGGCGCACAGATCGGCTGCGAGTCGAAGCTGACCCCCGGCGCGTTCACGACGAACGCCAGCGCGCGCTTCCAGTGCGAGTCCGTCCACCTGCGGGTCGAGAACGCCGACACGCCTTGGACCGCCGCCTACGACGCCGGCGACGTGATCGAGGTCCCCATCGCCCACGGCGAGGGCCGCTTCGAGATCAGCGACGAGCGCTACGACGACCTCGTCGCCGAGGACCGGATCCTCTTCCGGTACTGCGACGCCGCCGGGAACATAACTGAAACGGCGAACCCGAACGGCTCCCGCGGCAACGTCGCCGGGATTCTCGGCGACCGCGAGACCGTCGCGGTGATGATGCCCCACCCCGAGCGCGCGTCGCTGCCCGACCTCGGCCGCAGCGTCGACGGGCAGGGCGTGCTCTCGGCATTCGTCTGA
- a CDS encoding DUF5778 family protein, which yields MSETLEADLYQRTLGLLEPGEIELVGAIVHTTLESQEDLEMHELTVEINDVLAEHAEKGETYIYAGNDTDEFASNQFQGLTLADDAFVWECQQLLREGTFDIVFYYEAGPDQDALTDDLAALDHVDRVTAVP from the coding sequence ATGAGCGAGACACTCGAAGCGGACCTCTATCAGCGGACGCTCGGACTGCTCGAACCCGGCGAGATCGAACTCGTGGGCGCGATCGTCCACACGACTCTCGAAAGCCAGGAGGACCTGGAGATGCACGAACTCACCGTCGAGATCAACGACGTCCTCGCCGAGCACGCCGAGAAGGGCGAGACGTACATCTACGCCGGCAACGACACCGACGAGTTCGCCTCGAACCAGTTTCAGGGGCTCACCCTGGCGGACGACGCGTTCGTCTGGGAGTGCCAGCAGTTGCTCCGGGAGGGCACCTTCGACATCGTCTTCTACTACGAGGCCGGGCCCGACCAGGACGCCCTCACTGACGACCTGGCGGCGCTGGACCACGTCGACCGCGTTACGGCTGTTCCCTGA